CCAGCGCCCTGGTCATGCCGCTACTCGGGACCGCGAGCATCGCATACACGGGTGGTTACACCGTCGCGATTCTGCTGACCTTCGTCATGACCGTTGTCTCGCTGTGGGCGACGGTCGCCGGAACCGCCCGGCCGTAACCCTCGGACCCGGTGATACGGTTCCGCCGTCCTGCAGCCGAGGGAGACGCACCGCTCTCGAGTTACGGCTTCGAAATCGGTCATCTGAGAACGGCTACCGACCGCTTCCCGATTACGGAGAGACTGAGTCACTACCGTCCCCAGGGCAGACTATCGGTCTTCGGGGTCAACGAGCGAGCGACAGCCACGCACGTATATCGGTCACGGCCAGTCGACCTCACGGCCAGTCGACCGTTTCGTTGGACCCGGCTTCGATAGAGACGGTCCCACTGTCAACGGGGATGCCACCCTGATTGTACACTTCAACGGCGACGTCGTACGTATTCCCGTTTACACCGCCCTGCCGTTGCCCTGCTTCGGGATAGGCGACCGATCCGGTCGGGGCGGCATCGTTCGATTTCGTCCTATCGGACCAGTCGTTCTCGGTGTTGTCGAATTCGACCTGAACGTCGCGGAACTCCTCGAGTCGATCGACTTCGTATTCGACGGTGAACCGGTTGTTCGTGTGCTGCTCGTCGTTAGTGACGGTAAACCCGACGAGTTTCGGATCGTCTTCGTCGCTGAGATCGTCGCCGGGTGGATTCTCACCGTTAGCAGTGGTCCGCACTTCCGTAGACAACTCGGTAACCTCGCCGGACTGATCGTAGACGCGAAACCGGAATTCGTAGGTATCCCCGCCGGCACCGCCGTCGCTGCCACCGCTCGGCGGATACGATACCGTCTGTTCCGCGTCCGACTCGACGTAGCTCTCTTGACCGATGTGGCCGGCATCGACGTTCTCGACCTCGATTTCGACCCTCTCGAAGTTCGGAAGGCGACTGACTCGATAGGAGAGACCGAATGCTGCGTTGCCGTGTTGCGTGTAATCGCGAATCTGTTGCTTAAAAGCCGGTGAGGCGTTGACTGCGACGCTGCGTGCTACGGAAATACTCACGTCCTCATTCGAGGCACTGATCTCGAACGGGAGTGCGTCGCTGCCGGTCGGACTATCCTGTTCGACGGAGACGTGGACCGAACGCGTCGATCCACTGTCGAGCGATAGATCGGTCTCCGAGATCGATCCTTGGCTGGGTTCCGAGAGGGTGAGGGTCGCCGCGATGGTTCCGTCGGCGTTGTTCGTTACGTCGACGAGGCGCTGGTCGTCCATCCCGGACTGTACTGACGCGGTGACATCGAGACCGAGCAACCCGTTGCTGTCGTCGGCCGTCCGGACGGATACGAACCGGTTAGTGCCGGCTCGGGAGAACGCGTCCGTCCCACCGAGAAGCAAAGCGCCCCCGCTAATCAGTGCCCCTTTCGCGAGAAGCCCTCGCTTCGTCCACCCCCCTCGAGACCGTCTTCGACGACGCCCCATGTCTCTACCAGTGTACCCATGTACTCCGATAGTGAAGAACATGTTGATTGAAAAGAACGAGAACACTGCTCCGGAGAGCATGCAGTCTTTGAGGAGAGCACGAACGGGTTGAGCGCACGCTGGACCGACGACGTCGTTTGCGTGAATCCTGTACCGCTAAGTGGCCGCGCCCCAGAGGACGTGGTAATGAACGGCAACCGCTTCGGTCGCCTCTTTCAGGTGACCACGTTCGGCGAGAGCCACGGCGAGGCGATGGGCTGTACTATTTCGGGCTGTCCCGCCGGCCTCGAGCTCTCGGCAGAGGACATTCAGGGGGATCTCGACCGGCGAAAGCCGGGCCAGTCGATGATCACGACCAGTCGCGGCGAACCCGACGCCGTCTCGATCAAATCGGGGATTCAAGACGGATACACGACGGGGACGCCAATCGGGCTGATCATCCAGAACAAGGATGCCCGCTCGGGCAAGTACGAACCCTTCATCACCGCGCCCCGGCCGAGCCACGGCGACTTCACCTACTCGGCGAAGTTCGGCACGCGCAACTGGGGCGGTGGCGGCCGCTCGTCGGCCCGTGAGACGGTCAACTGGGTCGCGGCTGGCGCGGTCGCGAAAAAGATCCTCGCACAGGAGGGAATCGAACTCAAGGCCCACGTCAATCAGATCGGCGACATCGAAGCGCCTGACGTGAGCTTCGAGGAGATTCTCGAGCACTCGGAGGAGAACGACGTCCGCTGTGCCCATCCCGAGACCGCCGAACGGATGCAAGAGCGGATCGCGGAGTACCAGGAGGAAGGCGATTCCATCGGCGGCAGCATCTACTTCGAGGCACAGGGCGTTCCGGTCGGCCTCGGCGCACCCCGATTCGACTCCCTCTCCGCCCGGCTCGGACAGGCCATGATGGCGGTACCGGCGACGACCGCGTTCGAATTCGGCCTCGGTACCGACGCCGCCGAGTGGACGGGCAAGGAACGGAACGACGACTGGGAGTTCGACGACAGCGAGGCGCATCGCGCCTCGGACGACGAGAGCGGCGACGAGCCGCGAACGTGGGGGAACCCGACGCCCGTCGAGAACGACCACGGCGGGATTCAGGGCGGGATCAGTTCCGGCGAACCGATCTACGGCGAGGTCACGCTGCACGCGCCCACGTCGATCCCCAAATCCCAGCAGACTGCCGACTGGGAGACGGGCGAGCTAAAAGAGGAGCAAGTCATCGGCCGACACGACCCCGTCCTCCCGCCGCGGGGGGTCCCCGTCGTCGAGGCGATGCTCGCGCTCACGCTGGTCGACTTCATGCTCCTGTCGGGTCGAATCAACCCCGACCGCGTCGACGACCAGCCAGGCGAGTACGACACCGACTATCACCCGAGCAGCCCGCGGAACGAGTAAGTCGGGTCGAGAGCGCAGTCGCCGAGCCGGAACAGCGGCCAGATTCCTGTAAGCGTAACTACTAACTCGGCCTCCGTGGTCGACGACATATGCGGGATTTTCACGTCCACTCGAACTACTCGGACGGCGGCTTCCTCAGATCGATGGCCCGGGCTGCGGAGTCGGCTGGCCTCGAGGGCGTCGGCTTCACCGACCACTGTAACGTGGCCTCGCGCGAGCGAGCGGAATCGATGCGCAGCGTCTATGGGTTCAATCTCGATCTTACTTACGAGCGCCGGCGGCAGGGGATCGAACGCCTGCGAGAGGACTTCGACCTCGAGATTTACGATGCCGTCGAGATGGATTACGATCCGCGTGACGAGGCAGCCATCGATGCGTTCCTCTCGGAGGCGGGGTTCGACTACGCGATCGGGAGCGTTCACGCCGTTGGCGGGAACAATGTACAGGTCGCCTCCCACTTCGCGGATATGCCCGACACCGAGCGCGATGCGGTCGTTGACGACTACTTCGAGAAACTCGTCGCGCTCGTCGAGTCCGAACTGTTCGACATCGCAGCCCACATTGACCTGCTCGAGCGGACGCCACCGCTGCGAGGTCAGGCGACAGCGGATCACTACCGGCGAGTGGCGCGGGCGTTCACCGATTCGCGGACGGTCCCCGAAATCAACGCCGGTCGGGCGTTGACCGACGCCGGAATCGTCCATCCCGCCGACCAGTTCCTGACCATCCTGGGCGAACACGACGTGGCCGTAACTGTTGGTACCGACTCTCATCACCCGACCGAGATACCCGACCGCGCTGACTTTCTCGCGGAGTTCGTCTCGGAGACCGGCCTTGAGCCGGTCGTTCCCGGCGGACTCGAGCGGTAACCGGCAAACAGAACGGAGGCGACAGTAGTATTCGCGGTGATCGACCGCCGTTGGCCGCCGAACACGACTACCGCGTATTGGTGAAATTCACCGTTCTGTACCGTTTAACCGGTGGTATAACTAATTTGGATCTACTAGATATATGGGGCATGGTATCGTACCACTAGATAGGTCGCATGGCAAACTTGACCTCGACAGTACGGACGGCCGACGGGAGGCGTTGCGTCGAATGGTAACTATCCGGGCGTTCGACGAGGAAGCAGGGGAACGGTTCGCGGACGGAGAGATACCGGGGTTCGTCCATCTCTACATCGGTGAGGAGGCGGTCGGCGTCGGCACGTGTGCGTCGCTTGAGCCCGACGATTACATCGCGAGCACGCACCGCGGTCACGGTCACTGCATCGCGAAAGGGCTCGACCCGAAGTACATGATGGCCGAACTCTACGGCAAGGCCGAGGGCTACTGTAACGGCAAAGGCGGCTCGATGCATATCGCCGATGTCGACGAGGGAATGCTCGGCGCGAACGGGATCGTCGGTGCCGGACCGCCGCTCGCGACCGGCGCGGCGCTGACGATCGACTATCAGGACCGCGACCAGGTCGCGGTTGGCTTCCTCGGCGACGGGGCCGTCGCACAGGGCCAGATCCACGAGGCGATCAACCTCGCCGCGACGTGGGACCTGCCGGCGATCTTCGTCGTCGAGAACAACCGCTATGGGGAAGGTACCCCCGTTGAGAAACAGCACAACGTCGACAACCTGAGCGATACGGCCCAGGCTTACGACATTCCGGGGGTGACGGTCGACGGGATGGACGTCACCGCCGTCGCGGAAGCGGTCGCCGAGGCCCGCGAGCGGGCCCGCGCCGGCGACGGCCCCACCCTGGTAGAGGCCCAAACCTACCGCTACCGCGGCCACTACGAGGGCGACGAGGAACCCTACCGCGACGAGTCCGAGATCGAACGCTGGAAGGACCGGGACGCGATCAAATCGTTCAAAGACCGACTGATCGAGCGCGGCGAACTGACTGACGACGAGTTCGAGGAGCTGCGTTCGGCGGTCGAGTCGATGATCGAGGACGCGGTCGAGTACGCGAAGGCGGCGGACCCGCCGGAGCCGAGCGCGGCCTACGAGGACATGTTCGCCGACCGGCCGCCGGAGCTCGATCAGTTCGCCGCGACCGCGCGTACCGACGGCGGTGCGAACGGAGGTGAACACCGATGACCGCACAGACGGAAGCAGAACTGGGACTCGAGACCGAGACGATGACCGTTCGGGAGGCGATCCGGCAGGCACTCCGCGAGGAACTCGAGCGCGACGAGGATGTCTACGTCATGGGCGAGGACGTCGGGCTCTTCGGCGGCGTCCTCGAGGTGACCAGCGGCCTGCTCGAGGAGTTCGGCGAGGAACGGATCCGAGACACGCCGATCAGCGAGGCCGGCTTCATGGGGGCCGCGACCGGCGCGGCGGCGACCGGGACGCGACCGGTTGTCGAACTCATGTTCTCGGACTTCGCGGGCGTCTCGATGGAGCAGATCATGAACCAGATGGCGAAGATGCGCTACATGTTTGGCGGGAAGGCCGACATGCCGGTCACCGTCCGAACGACCGAGGGTGGCGGCATGGGGGCCGCCAGCCAGCACTCGGGGACGGTCCACTCCTGGATCGCGCACTTCCCGGGGCTGAAGGCCGTCGTTCCGGGAACTCCCGCGAGCGCGAAGGGGCTGACGAAGGCCGCCATCCGATCGAACGACCCTGTCTTCGTCTTCGAGAACAAGATGATCTACGAGCAGTCGGGCGAGGTACCGACCGACGAGGAGTTTACCGTCCCGCTCGGGGAGGCGGCCGTCGAGCGCGAGGGGGAGGACGTCACCGTCGTCGCCACACAGCGACTCGTCGGCGAGTCCCTCGGCGCGGCCGAAACCCTCGAGGGCGAGGTCAGTGTCGAGGTCATCGATCCGCGCTCGCTGTATCCGTTAGATGTCGATACGATCGTCGAGAGCGTCGAGAAGACGGGACGGCTCGT
This genomic stretch from Natrinema sp. SYSU A 869 harbors:
- the aroC gene encoding chorismate synthase gives rise to the protein MNGNRFGRLFQVTTFGESHGEAMGCTISGCPAGLELSAEDIQGDLDRRKPGQSMITTSRGEPDAVSIKSGIQDGYTTGTPIGLIIQNKDARSGKYEPFITAPRPSHGDFTYSAKFGTRNWGGGGRSSARETVNWVAAGAVAKKILAQEGIELKAHVNQIGDIEAPDVSFEEILEHSEENDVRCAHPETAERMQERIAEYQEEGDSIGGSIYFEAQGVPVGLGAPRFDSLSARLGQAMMAVPATTAFEFGLGTDAAEWTGKERNDDWEFDDSEAHRASDDESGDEPRTWGNPTPVENDHGGIQGGISSGEPIYGEVTLHAPTSIPKSQQTADWETGELKEEQVIGRHDPVLPPRGVPVVEAMLALTLVDFMLLSGRINPDRVDDQPGEYDTDYHPSSPRNE
- a CDS encoding PHP domain-containing protein, yielding MRDFHVHSNYSDGGFLRSMARAAESAGLEGVGFTDHCNVASRERAESMRSVYGFNLDLTYERRRQGIERLREDFDLEIYDAVEMDYDPRDEAAIDAFLSEAGFDYAIGSVHAVGGNNVQVASHFADMPDTERDAVVDDYFEKLVALVESELFDIAAHIDLLERTPPLRGQATADHYRRVARAFTDSRTVPEINAGRALTDAGIVHPADQFLTILGEHDVAVTVGTDSHHPTEIPDRADFLAEFVSETGLEPVVPGGLER
- a CDS encoding thiamine pyrophosphate-dependent dehydrogenase E1 component subunit alpha, with the translated sequence MVTIRAFDEEAGERFADGEIPGFVHLYIGEEAVGVGTCASLEPDDYIASTHRGHGHCIAKGLDPKYMMAELYGKAEGYCNGKGGSMHIADVDEGMLGANGIVGAGPPLATGAALTIDYQDRDQVAVGFLGDGAVAQGQIHEAINLAATWDLPAIFVVENNRYGEGTPVEKQHNVDNLSDTAQAYDIPGVTVDGMDVTAVAEAVAEARERARAGDGPTLVEAQTYRYRGHYEGDEEPYRDESEIERWKDRDAIKSFKDRLIERGELTDDEFEELRSAVESMIEDAVEYAKAADPPEPSAAYEDMFADRPPELDQFAATARTDGGANGGEHR
- a CDS encoding alpha-ketoacid dehydrogenase subunit beta gives rise to the protein MTAQTEAELGLETETMTVREAIRQALREELERDEDVYVMGEDVGLFGGVLEVTSGLLEEFGEERIRDTPISEAGFMGAATGAAATGTRPVVELMFSDFAGVSMEQIMNQMAKMRYMFGGKADMPVTVRTTEGGGMGAASQHSGTVHSWIAHFPGLKAVVPGTPASAKGLTKAAIRSNDPVFVFENKMIYEQSGEVPTDEEFTVPLGEAAVEREGEDVTVVATQRLVGESLGAAETLEGEVSVEVIDPRSLYPLDVDTIVESVEKTGRLVVADESPLSYGTHAEIVARVQEDAFFSLDAPIQRVGTPDTHIPFSPQLEQEVLPGDDDVKAAIQRIA